The Coffea arabica cultivar ET-39 chromosome 1e, Coffea Arabica ET-39 HiFi, whole genome shotgun sequence genome has a window encoding:
- the LOC113711757 gene encoding cation/H(+) antiporter 24 yields MVKSVLETPMPLPKEAQPICRHIRGSHSFGVFYGENPLQYSVPIMLLEVSMLMVITRILRFILKPLRQPRVVSEILGGIIMGPSVLSRSKKFRSYFFPDTADFVLKNIGILGFMYFLFISGVKTDLTVVKKAGRKHWCIALISTLVPMICTLAVAIPLRKSMEKELAKPSSILGTSTLFALSTFPVLQLIIKELNLLSSEIGRLALLIAVISDIIGINCVIAFEAAKQEEGNSMAGLWYFISLIVFMISIFGGLRQAMLWIVKTTPEGKQVDQIYVIAILLGVVVAGFLTDMFGIAIANGPLWLGLAVPDGPPLGAVLVDKSETIVMDLLLPFSYTFVGLLTDVSSMSGNWSILQPIFLVAFIGCIAKVISTWLASRFCGMSLKESLAFSLLLNARGQVELLLFIHWMDFKMITIPYFTMLVLFTTAVTAVAIPLFSILYDPTRPYMVNKRRNIQHNPPNTELRIVALIHSEENVAGIINLLEVSNPTCNSPFSVFAVHLVELIARAVPIFIDHEKEGMDSEHTNLSSVHKALKHFEEARREQIKLHCYTSITAKRSMYQDICGLALEKKASLIILPYHGEQLDNNLETEGVPSINCDVLAHAPCSVGIFVHRGSSNTHLLGTPSITSVYHFTVLFLGGADAREALVYADRMAGNLNVLVTVIRFLSNDSLGDNRMEKKLDDGLVTWFWVKHEGNNHVIYREVVVRNGEETLAAIRGMSNNNYDLWIVGRMHGINPVIIQGLADWSKHTELGLIGDYLFCSDLGSRASILVVQQQILRG; encoded by the exons ATGGTGAAAAGCGTTCTCGAGACCCCTATGCCGCTGCCCAAAGAAGCCCAACCAATATGTCGCCATATACGCGGGAGCCATTCCTTTGGGGTTTTCTATGGAGAGAATCCCTTGCAATACTCTGTCCCTATCATGTTACTAGAGGTTTCTATGTTGATGGTGATTACTCGAATTTTACGATTTATCCTCAAGCCGCTTCGACAACCTAGAGTCGTCTCTGAGATCCTT GGCGGTATAATAATGGGGCCGTCTGTTTTAAGCAGAAGTAAGAAGTTCCGTTCATATTTCTTCCCGGATACCGCCGACTTTGTGTTGAAAAATATTGGAATCCTGGGTTTCATGTATTTCCTTTTTATATCTGGAGTGAAAACGGATCTCACGGTGGTCAAAAAGGCAGGAAGGAAACATTGGTGCATAGCGCTAATTAGTACCTTGGTTCCAATGATATGTACGCTAGCAGTGGCAATTCCCCTTCGGAAGTCCATGGAGAAAGAACTTGCTAAACCTTCATCCATTTTGGGAACTTCCACCTTATTTGCTCTGTCGACGTTTCCTGTTCTTCAGCTTATAATCAAAGAGTTGAACCTTTTGAGCTCTGAAATTGGACGCTTGGCCTTGTTAATAGCAGTGATCAGTGACATAATAGGAATTAATTGCGTCATTGCATTTGAGGCAGCCAAACAAGAAGAAGGAAACAGTATGGCTGGCTTGTGGTATTTTATTTccttgattgtttttatgatttCAATATTTGGTGGCCTTCGCCAAGCTATGCTTTGGATTGTCAAGACCACACCCGAGGGGAAACAAGTGGACCAAATCTATGTCATTGCCATATTGCTCGGTGTCGTGGTTGCGGGTTTTCTTACAGATATGTTTGGCATAGCCATCGCTAATGGACCGCTATGGCTGGGATTGGCTGTCCCAGATGGCCCTCCATTGGGAGCAGTCCTCGTGGATAAGAGCGAGACGATTGTCATGGACCTTCTCCTCCCATTTTCGTACACATTTGTTGGTTTGCTCACCGATGTGTCTTCAATGAGCGGTAACTGGTCGATTCTGCAGCCAATTTTTCTCGTGGCTTTTATAGGGTGCATAGCCAAAGTCATTTCAACTTGGCTGGCCTCTCGCTTCTGTGGTATGTCACTTAAGGAGAGCCTCGCATTTAGCCTACTGCTGAATGCAAGAGGTCAGGTGGAACTATTGTTGTTCATCCACTGGATGGATTTTAAG ATGATAACAATCCCGTATTTTACAATGCTGGTGCTGTTTACGACTGCAGTGACGGCTGTGGCAATTCCCCTATTCAGCATACTATATGATCCCACAAGGCCTTATATGGTTAACAAGCGAAGAAACATTCAACATAACCCTCCAAACACGGAACTGCGAATTGTAGCTCTCATTCACAGTGAAGAAAATGTTGCTGGGATCATAAATCTGCTAGAAGTATCAAATCCAACTTGTAACAGCCCCTTCTCAGTCTTTGCTGTGCACCTTGTCGAGCTCATTGCCCGTGCTGTTCCTATTTTTATAGACCACGAGAAAGAGGGGATGGACTCCGAGCACACCAACCTAAGTTCAGTTCACAAGGCCCTAAAACATTTTGAGGAAGCCAGAAGGGAACAGATAAAGTTACATTGCTATACATCAATTACCGCCAAGAGAAGCATGTACCAGGACATTTGTGGACTTGCTCTTGAGAAGAAAGCTTCTCTTATTATCTTGCCTTATCACGGAGAGCAATTGGATAACAACCTCGAAACAGAAGGGGTTCCATCAATCAACTGCGATGTATTAGCGCACGCTCCTTGCTCGGTAGGGATTTTTGTGCATAGGGGCTCTTCCAATACGCATCTTCTCGGTACTCCCTCGATAACTTCTGTATACCACTTCACTGTTCTGTTCTTGGGTGGAGCAGATGCTAGGGAAGCACTTGTTTATGCCGATAGGATGGCTGGGAATCTTAATGTGTTAGTTACCGTTATTCGATTTCTCTCAAATGATAGCCTGGGGGATAATAGGATGGAAAAGAAACTTGACGATGGACTTGTAACATGGTTTTGGGTGAAGCATGAGGGGAATAATCATGTTATTTACCGGGAGGTAGTAGTTAGAAATGGTGAAGAAACTCTTGCTGCAATTAGGGGAATGAGCAACAATAATTACGATCTCTGGATTGTGGGGAGGATGCATGGGATAAATCCAGTAATAATACAAGGTTTAGCAGACTGGAGTAAGCACACTGAACTAGGATTAATAGGAGATTATCTTTTCTGTTCGGATTTAGGTAGCAGAGCTTCTATCTTAGTGGTGCAACAACAGATTTTGAGAGGGTAG
- the LOC113689828 gene encoding laccase-3-like, whose translation MIPRSTTAILSLSVTFIFAAWLANSETHYLEFVVQSTPIKRLCTSRSILTVNGQFPGPTIEVRDGDSLVIKVINRALYNVTIHWHGIRQRGTQWADGPEYVTQCPIQPGAAYTYRFSIQDQDGTLWWHAHSRWIRATVYGALVIYPKLGVPYPFQNHPDKDFPVILGEWWDTDILSIMRQALFSGAAPNVSDACTINGQPGDFYRCSSLDTATFYVEAGDTVLLRVINAALNQQLFFTVANHMLTVVGADAAYNKPFTTRVIMVGPGQTTNVLLTADQPPARYYMATRAYATAQGAPFDNTTATAILEYNSVPCHSRKGSLYTPVLPRLPPYNGTATVASFTSQFRSLSSSNAQIPTDIDENLFITVGLGFYNCLPSPTCQGPNATRFASSMNNVSFVLPRRASLLQAYYQSIPGVYTTDFPPVPPIQFDYTGNVPRALWQPVRGTKLYKLKYGSKVQIVFQDTGIFSTEDHPIHLHGHQFYVVGQGFGNFNPSRDSTNFNLIDPPERNTIGVPVGGWAAIRFVADNPGVWLMHCHIDAHLTWGLAMAFLVDNGPGLLQSVDRPPLDLPQC comes from the exons ATGATACCACGATCCACAACTGCCATACTAAGTCTCTCTGTCACCTTCATCTTTGCAGCATGGCTTGCAAACTCGGAGACTCATTATCTCGAGTTCGTG GTTCAATCGACACCGATAAAGAGGCTTTGTACAAGTCGCAGCATACTAACGGTGAACGGCCAATTCCCGGGGCCAACCATTGAAGTCAGAGACGGAGATTCCCTGGTTATCAAAGTCATCAACAGGGCTCTCTACAACGTCACAATCCATTG GCATGGAATCCGACAGAGAGGAACGCAGTGGGCAGATGGGCCGGAATATGTGACCCAATGTCCAATTCAACCGGGGGCTGCCTACACCTACCGCTTCTCCATTCAGGATCAGGACGGCACCCTCTGGTGGCATGCTCATAGCCGATGGATCAGGGCTACTGTCTACGGGGCACTCGTCATCTATCCCAAATTGGGTGTCCCCTACCCTTTTCAAAACCACCCCGATAAAGACTTCCCTGTAATCCTGG GAGAATGGTGGGACACCGACATTCTTAGCATCATGCGACAGGCTTTGTTTAGCGGTGCTGCTCCAAATGTGTCTGATGCATGTACCATCAATGGCCAACCTGGTGATTTCTACAGATGCTCTAGCCTAG ATACGGCAACATTTTACGTGGAGGCGGGCGACACAGTTCTGTTGAGAGTCATCAATGCTGCACTGAATCAGCAACTTTTCTTTACCGTGGCTAACCACATGCTCACTGTTGTTGGAGCTGACGCTGCTTATAACAAGCCTTTCACCACCAGAGTGATCATGGTTGGACCAGGTCAGACAACTAATGTACTCCTTACTGCTGATCAGCCTCCGGCCCGTTATTACATGGCGACGAGGGCCTACGCTACTGCCCAAGGTGCACCATTTGACAACACAACCGCCACGGCAATCTTAGAGTACAACTCTGTTCCGTGTCATTCCAGAAAGGGCTCCTTATATACACCAGTCTTGCCACGTTTACCACCTTACAATGGCACAGCAACAGTTGCTTCCTTCACTAGCCAATTCAGGAGCCTTTCTTCCTCCAATGCCCAAATTCCCACTGATATTGATGAGAACCTGTTCATTACAGTGGGATTAGGATTCTACAACTGCCTTCCTAGCCCTACTTGTCAGGGACCTAATGCTACTCGTTTTGCTTCAAGCATGAATAATGTCTCATTTGTTCTGCCCAGACGGGCATCTTTATTGCAAGCCTACTACCAAAGCATTCCAGGCGTCTATACCACAGACTTTCCTCCTGTTCCTCCTATTCAGTTTGACTATACCGGAAATGTGCCTCGTGCATTGTGGCAGCCCGTTAGAGGGACTAAGCTGTACAAGCTGAAGTATGGTTCTAAGGTCCAAATTGTGTTCCAAGATACGGGAATATTCTCAACTGAGGATCATCCGATCCATCTTCACGGGCACCAGTTTTATGTAGTTGGACAGGGTTTTGGAAACTTCAATCCAAGTAGAGATTCTACCAATTTCAACCTAATTGATCCGCCAGAAAGGAATACCATCGGTGTGCCGGTTGGTGGGTGGGCAGCTATCCGTTTTGTGGCTGACAATCCAG GAGTTTGGTTGATGCATTGTCACATAGATGCCCATCTCACCTGGGGCTTGGCTATGGCTTTCTTGGTTGATAATGGCCCTGGATTGCTGCAGTCAGTGGATAGACCTCCATTAGACCTGCCTCAATGCTAA
- the LOC113711765 gene encoding laccase-3-like, giving the protein MEALSPLSTTKPWSSGFLLAFLAILATVASHPNGDIHYHEFVVQAKSVTRLCSTHSIITVNGQFPGPTLAVRNGDTLVIRVLNRARYNVTLHWHGVRQMRTPWADGPEYVTQCPIQPGGTYTYRFTIENQEGTLWWHAHSRWLRATVYGALVIFPKQGFAYPFAKPKLDVPIILGEWWKRDIISVMRQALFTGAAPNVSDAYTINGQPGDLYRCSNRGTFKVYANSGDTVLLRVINAALNQQLFFTIANHQLTVVGADASYHKPFSTRVIMLGPGQTTDVLLNANQRAGRYYMAARAYATARGAPFDNTTTTAILEYRNSRTGSFSRPILPQLPAFNDTATTTAFTSQLRSIPSNYKVPTQIDDSLFFTVGLGFVNCNPGPTCQGPNNTRFAASMNNVSFVLPRRTSLLQAYYQNIPGIYTLDFPPVPPVQFNYTGTVPRSQWQPVFGTKLYKLKFGANVQIVLQDTGIFSTEDHPIHLHGYHFFVVGQGFGNFNPQTDTGNFNLVDPPSRNTIDVPVGGWAVIRFVADNPGVWLFHCHIDSHLAWGLAMSFIVENGRGELQTVEPPPADLPRC; this is encoded by the exons ATGGAGGCTCTTAGCCCCCTCAGTACTACTAAGCCATGGTCGAGTGGTTTTCTCCTGGCCTTTTTAGCCATTCTTGCTACCGTAGCTTCTCATCCGAACGGAGACATTCACTACCATGAATTTGTT GTACAAGCTAAGTCGGTGACCAGGCTGTGCAGTACTCACAGCATAATTACAGTTAACGGGCAGTTTCCAGGGCCAACTCTAGCTGTACGAAATGGCGATACACTGGTTATAAGGGTCCTAAACAGGGCTCGTTACAATGTCACCCTCCACTG GCATGGAGTTCGTCAAATGAGAACCCCCTGGGCAGATGGTCCTGAATATGTTACTCAATGCCCGATCCAACCTGGAGGAACTTACACTTACCGCTTCACCATTGAAAATCAGGAGGGTACTCTATGGTGGCACGCTCACAGCAGATGGCTCAGAGCTACCGTCTACGGAGCACTTGTCATCTTCCCTAAGCAAGGATTCGCATATCCCTTTGCGAAACCCAAGCTAGATGTCCCCATTATTCTTG GAGAATGGTGGAAGAGGGACATCATCAGTGTCATGAGACAGGCTCTCTTTACCGGGGCAGCCCCAAATGTTTCTGATGCCTATACAATCAATGGTCAACCTGGTGACCTCTACAGATGCTCCAACCGAG GTACTTTCAAGGTCTATGCGAACTCAGGGGATACAGTTCTCCTGAGAGTCATCAACGCTGCACTCAATCAACAACTCTTCTTCACCATCGCCAACCATCAACTCACTGTTGTTGGTGCTGATGCCTCCTACCACAAACCCTTTTCAACCAGAGTCATCATGCTCGGACCTGGACAGACCACCGATGTCCTCCTGAATGCTAATCAGCGAGCGGGGCGGTACTATATGGCTGCACGCGCCTACGCCACCGCTAGAGGTGCCCCGTTTGATAACACCACCACTACAGCCATCCTTGAATACAGAAATTCCAGAACCGGGTCATTCTCGAGACCTATTTTGCCTCAGCTTCCAGCCTTCAATGATACAGCCACCACGACCGCATTCACCAGCCAGTTGAGGAGCATTCCTTCCAATTATAAAGTTCCCACTCAGATTGATGACAGCTTGTTCTTTACTGTAGGATTAGGCTTTGTCAACTGCAACCCTGGGCCTACATGCCAAGGGCCTAACAATACACGCTTTGCGGCTAGCATGAACAATGTCTCCTTTGTGCTCCCCAGGAGAACCTCCCTCCTGCAAGCCTATTACCAAAACATACCCGGAATTTACACCTTAGATTTCCCACCAGTTCCGCCTGTCCAATTCAACTATACAGGAACTGTACCGCGATCCCAGTGGCAGCCTGTTTTTGGGACTAAGctatataagctgaaatttggtGCAAATGTACAGATCGTGTTGCAAGACACGGGAATCTTCTCAACAGAGGACCACCCTATTCATCTTCACGGCTACCATTTCTTCGTTGTGGGACAAGGTTTTGGCAACTTCAATCCTCAGACAGATACTGGAAATTTCAACCTTGTTGATCCGCCATCGCGCAATACAATTGATGTACCCGTTGGTGGATGGGCAGTCATCCGCTTCGTGGCCGATAATCCAG GGGTTTGGCTATTCCACTGTCACATTGATTCCCATCTGGCTTGGGGCCTGGCTATGTCATTCATCGTTGAGAATGGAAGAGGAGAATTACAGACCGTAGAGCCACCACCAGCTGATCTGCCACGATGCTGA